Genomic window (Pseudomonas hydrolytica):
GCGCCATTCGGATCGGCCTTGGTGCCGTCGATGTCGTCGCCCTTGATGTAGCGCGCCATGAAGGTCAGGCCGGGAACGCCGTAGTGCTTCATGTTCAGGTCGTAGCGGATCTGCACCGAGCGCTCGTTGGGGGCGTTGAAGTCGGAGTACTGCACCGAGTTGGCCAGCCAGATGGAGTCGCCGCCGATGTAGTCGAAGAACTCGTCGCCACGCACCTTCTGATAGGCCAGGCTGAGCTTGTGCGCGCCGAAGCTGTAGGCACCCTTGAGCGACCAGGTCAGGGTGTCCAGCTCGCCGGCACGCGCCTCGCCCTCGTCGCGGGTCTTGTACGCCACCAGGTCGAAGTTCAGCGCCTGGCTATCGGCCAGCGGGATGTTGTAGTTCAGGTTGGCGAAGTACTGACGCCAGACGTCCTTGGCCTCGCTGGCATAGAACATCAGGCTCAGATCGTCATTGACCGCGTAGCTGAGGCCGGCGAAGTCGACGCTGCGCGCCTCCACCTCGGCGTATTCGCTGGTCATGTCGTCATCGGAGTTGGTGGAGTTGCGGCGGTTGATCGAGGTGAAGTGGCCGGCCTCGAAGGACAGCGCGTCGAACTCGTTGCTGGAAATCTGGAAGCCGGTGGCGGTCTCCGGCAGCAGACGCGAATCGCCGGTGGCGAACACCGGTGCGGTCGGGCGCATCTCGCCGTACTTCAGCTCGGTGGAAGAGGCGCGCATCTTCACCGCACCGCCGATCTGGCCGTAGCTGTCCGGCACCTCGGCATCGGCGGTGCGGTTGTTGCTGATCGGCAGCAGGCCGTTGCCCACGCGACCGCGGCCGGTATCGAGCTTGACGCCGCCATAGGCGAAGGCATCGGCGCCGACACCGACGGTACCCTGGGTGAAACCGGAGCTGAAGTTCAGTTGCGCACCGTGTGCCCACTCTTCGCGATAGCCATTACGCTCGTTGGCCGGCTTGGCGCGGTTGATGCCCTGGCTGTTGCTGCCGCCATGACGGTAGTCGCGGTTCATGTAGAAGTTGCGGTTGATCAGCTGCAGGCTGCTGTCCTCGATGAACCCCTTGGCTTCCTGCTGCTGACCAGCGACGGCAGCCTGCGAGGCCACGGCACCGATGGCCAGGGCGAGACAGCTGAGTTTGAGAATGTTCATGCCTTACTCCATTGGTTTTATTGGTATGGGTTGCCCGCAGTGCGGGCGGTGTTCGCAGCCGCTCAGGTGAACAGCTCGGGAACCAGATCGGCGGGGCATTCGCCGCGTTCGATGACGGCCTCGAGGCACAGCGAACTGTCCTCCAGCCAGCACACGAAGTAGCCGGCGCCGCGCCGGCGCTTGAGGCGAAACGGCCAGCGCCGCTCGCGCAGCTCGCTGCTCACCTCCAGCCGGCGCGGCAGACGAATCACCGAGAAGAAGCCGGCGCCGGTCTGCACCCGCTCCAGCACCCGCACGCTCGGTGCGGTCGCGGTCAGCGCCACCTGGGCGTTGCCCTGCAGCAGCTTGTGCAGGGCGAAGACTTCCACTCGGTTCAATTGCATGGCTCGTTTCTCCGGCGCAGCCGTACCCACCCCGCCTGAACGCTGCAGGCGGGCTGGGGGTAGAGGTAGAAAAAGGCTCTAGAGGCCGATGATGCGCGCCAGGGTCTCGGCGACCTCGGCGCGCTTGACCGGCGCAGCGGGCTCGAAGCGTCCCTGGTTGGCGCTCAGCCAACCTTCGGCCACGGTCTGCGCGGCAGCCTCGGCGTTCGGCGCAGCGAGGCCGGCGACGTCCTGCAGCGCCACGGTCTTGTTCAGCGTGGTCCCGCTGAAGCGCTCGACCAGCGTCTTGCAGGCCAGCGCCCAGTCCGCGCGGCTGGCCGGCCGCTGGGCATCGAAGCGCTCGGCACCATCCATCCAGCCGTTGGAAACCACCACCTCGATATGCTCGCGCAGCGGATGCTCGGCCGGTACGTCGCTCAGCGTCGGCAGGGCCTTGAGGTTGGGCTCCGCAGCCAGGGTCATCTGCAGGGCATTGGCCAGCTCGCCGCGGGTGATCGGGCGCTCCGCCTCGAAGGCGCCCTCGGCGTTGAGGGTCATCAGGCCGCGGAAGGTCACCGCACGAATGGCGTCGCCGCGGCGGCCGTTGCCGGCATCACGCGGGGCGCCGGCGGCCGGCTCGCGCAGATCGGCGGTCACCGGACGGATGTCCAGGCGCACGCCGCTGACGCTGTAGTTGGTCTGCGAATCGTGGAAGCGGCTGTGGGCGGCAAAGTCCG
Coding sequences:
- a CDS encoding OprD family porin, which codes for MNILKLSCLALAIGAVASQAAVAGQQQEAKGFIEDSSLQLINRNFYMNRDYRHGGSNSQGINRAKPANERNGYREEWAHGAQLNFSSGFTQGTVGVGADAFAYGGVKLDTGRGRVGNGLLPISNNRTADAEVPDSYGQIGGAVKMRASSTELKYGEMRPTAPVFATGDSRLLPETATGFQISSNEFDALSFEAGHFTSINRRNSTNSDDDMTSEYAEVEARSVDFAGLSYAVNDDLSLMFYASEAKDVWRQYFANLNYNIPLADSQALNFDLVAYKTRDEGEARAGELDTLTWSLKGAYSFGAHKLSLAYQKVRGDEFFDYIGGDSIWLANSVQYSDFNAPNERSVQIRYDLNMKHYGVPGLTFMARYIKGDDIDGTKADPNGAFAGWAGDDEKHWERDLEARYVFQEGAAKDLSLRLRHATHRSTAFDDDLDEVRLIIEYPLSIL